Sequence from the bacterium genome:
TCCTGCATGAACTGCTTCTGCGATCCTGCACTCTATTGACAATTTGAATTCTCAAGCCAGCCGCCCCGCTGGAAGGATTCGGCGCATACACAATGGTATATCGCGAAATGGGTGTCGTGGCGTGAATTGAAGGATTCAAGGGTGGTTTGTTTCTTGACGAAGAAAGGAAGGGAGTGAACAATGGAACGGGAACAAAGGGTAAACGTCGTCAACACGTCGAAAGCCGCACCAGCCCAGCGTCGCAGCAGATCACACGGAAGAGTTGTTGGCTACTTTCTGCACATTCTGTGGGAGCATCCGGCGTTGATCATCCCCATGTTCTTTGCAATTGCAACGGTAATTGGTTTCTACTATCAAATTACCTTTTATGATCTATTTCGGGTCAACATTGTCAATTTCTCCCGCCCGGAAGATTTCTTTTTTGGCTGGATGCAGCACCGGCCTGCGATCTATGCTGTCTTTGGTTCCACGCTTGCGATGATTGGATTCTTTTGGGGAAGCGAATGGGGAAGACGTTTTGTCTGTCAGGGACTCACTCGAAGCATGATACTCAATAGACTTGGAGTAGCATCCATTGCGTTGGTTATCGTATTGGTCGTAATTCTGTTATTTGATCTGACTTTGCCGAGGGCTGTGACGAGCATACTCAACAAGCAGCTCCTTATTTATGGTACGAACACAACCTGTACAATTATTATTGGTTTTATGCTCCATCCCTTCTTGTCACTTATTCCAATAGAACCAAACAAGCGTGAACATAGCAAGAAAATAAGGCGACGAATTTTATATAGCAGCACACTAATAGTGATGTTCTTCTTCTTCCTCATGTTACGGGGTCAGCTTCAAAGCATTGCTGCTGATCAGATAAATCAGTCGAAGAGCAAAGATATTGACTATTTGGTGTACATCAAGTCGGATCAAGGCATGAACCCCGAACCTCTAACGCTTCGATTTATGGGCTCGACGAGTGCGTATAAGCTATTCTATCGCAAACAAGACAACAGCTTTGTCGCTATTCCCCAGGAGCATATCGCATTGATCATGACAAAATATGGGTACTGACAATGATGAAAGAGCCAACTCGTAAGTCCCCAAAAGCCGGACATAAGGATCCAGCGACACCCAATATCCCTCTAAGAAATAAGGAAAAATCAAGAGAAAGCAACATTTGGATTGCGGTAGCCTTAGTTATTCTTCTTGCCATGACAATATTCAGTTCACAAAACTCAAATTGCAAGCAACCTTCTATAGATATAATGATTGCCACTACACCTGATGGCGTCGATATTTACCGAGACAAGATTTATATTGGCACAACCAACTACAGCCTCCAGCTCAAGATCGGGAGGGAATACAGCTATATTCTTCGGAAAAGAGGATATGACGACTTACCAATTACAATAAAGGCAGAAAGAGATACTTCTTATCACTACACACTCATTCCATCTTTTACAACAATTTATGTGCAATCAACTCCCTCAGGTGCATCCATTTATGGAGGCGCTAACTATTCCAGCTTAATCGGTCACACAACGCATTCTATTCCCAACCGCCAACCTGGTGATACACTCAAATTCAAACTGACAAAGTCCGGTTATTACGACCAAATGATTTCCATCGTTGTGTCACAAGAGAAGAGTAACTTTCACTACAACCTTCAACCTATTTTACCCAGTGCTGCAAGGCCATCCACACCAACTAGTACTTCCAGCCTTGCATCCATCTGTGTTGTCTCCTTTCCTGCAGGCGCATCCGTCTTTCTGAATGGGGATTTGGCCGGAAGGACGCCCTACAACGCGACACATCCGGCTGGAAAATATGAACTCACACTAAAAAAGAATGGCTTTAAGGATTGGTATCAGGATTTTACACTCGGAATGGCTGGGCAAAATATCAATGCAACGCTGCAGTGCCGTACGGGTAGGCTCTCAGTCACCATAGGCCCCGCGGAGTTTACGCTATGGGTTGGCAGCCGCAAGTATGTCAATTCCCTTCCCGACAGTGTCATGTGTGTTGGATCGCACACAATACCTATCCGTGATTCCAGAAATGTCCTGTTGTGGCAGGAAGCTGTAGAGATTAACGAAAACGAAACCACGAAGCTTCACATTAATTTTAAGGACACAGCATATGTATTTGTTTCAGCGCGCTATGGCAACCAGCCAGTTGATGCTTATGTCATCGTCGATGGTGACACGATCAAAAACAAAGAGGAGGCCCTGAAAACCCCGTTACGCGTTCCGGTGAGAGTGGGCTGGCGTGAGTTGAAGCTTTATCACAAAGACTACGAATTTGAAGTCACGCAGTTCAACGCCTCCCAAAAGGGAGTCGAAATCGAAAAAAGCTTGCAGGCAAGACCAGTCAAAAACGACACTCTATCAACCAAGAGCAGTGGCAATAGAGGGTTTCAAAATTGAGATTGCCGACTATGAGATGGCAACTGGCTTTGGGGAGGGGAAGAATGATTCATCATATCGCGCGAAATAGAACCGCTTCATCGCTGGCCATTCAACGAGCCTTTTGGCCATGGCTGACAGCTCTGATGCTGATTCAGTTGTCACCCCTCTCCCCGATGCTTGCTCAGGATTCTTGTGCTACCCTTGTCGATTCAGCCATGATCAAAGCGAGAAATGCAACCAACTCGAGCCATTTCAATCAGGCGGTCGAAATTGCAAAGAGAGTCGAGCAATTGCAATGTTCGCCAAAGTATCTTGCCAAGGCATATGAAGTCATGGCTTACGTCATCTTTTCCAGTGGATACAACAATCCTTCTCATGAACAAAGGGCAAAAGATTACTTGTGCAAAATGCGGAAATTAGGTTTCTTCCAATCTCTGAGTGATGCAGCAAAGAGCCAACTTGGAAAATTAATTGCTGAGATCGAGGGCGATTCAGATTGTGCGCCTGCGATCGTCACACCTCAACCACAACCCATAGTATCCACGAAAGTCAATCTTGGCCTCACCTCCGGCTACCTCCACGCCTGGGACCTGCCGGAAGATCTGCGTCGATCCTGGCCAGGAGGGGAGTGGCTGAACGACCCGCGCCTCGGCGCGGAAATTCGGGTCGGGGAACGGGCTGATCTCGGGCTGACAATGACGGCAGCAACGCTTCCCCTCTCACAAGAGCAGGGTGGCCCCAAGAATCTCGTTCTCTATGGCTCGTCCGTGGAATTGAAATATCACCTGCGCGAGCGGGACGCCGCCGTGCCGGTCTATTGTCTCGCGGCACTGGGCGGAACGTGGTCGAAAACATCGGACTCGTGGGCATTGTCGACAAGCATCGGTGGCAAATTTGCTCCCAGTATCGCCCTCGGCGCGGGCTTGCGCTGGAGATTCCACGACTCATTTCCAATCAGCCTATTTCTCGAAACCCGGATAACAAGATTGCTTGGCTCAGGCCCAAAACTGCAGAGCGAAGAAGTCACTTTC
This genomic interval carries:
- a CDS encoding PEGA domain-containing protein — its product is MMKEPTRKSPKAGHKDPATPNIPLRNKEKSRESNIWIAVALVILLAMTIFSSQNSNCKQPSIDIMIATTPDGVDIYRDKIYIGTTNYSLQLKIGREYSYILRKRGYDDLPITIKAERDTSYHYTLIPSFTTIYVQSTPSGASIYGGANYSSLIGHTTHSIPNRQPGDTLKFKLTKSGYYDQMISIVVSQEKSNFHYNLQPILPSAARPSTPTSTSSLASICVVSFPAGASVFLNGDLAGRTPYNATHPAGKYELTLKKNGFKDWYQDFTLGMAGQNINATLQCRTGRLSVTIGPAEFTLWVGSRKYVNSLPDSVMCVGSHTIPIRDSRNVLLWQEAVEINENETTKLHINFKDTAYVFVSARYGNQPVDAYVIVDGDTIKNKEEALKTPLRVPVRVGWRELKLYHKDYEFEVTQFNASQKGVEIEKSLQARPVKNDTLSTKSSGNRGFQN